The Tenuifilum thalassicum genome includes the window TCTAAAATCCATGCCCATTTTTGCAGCACCAACCATAAGCGAGTTACCCATGTTATTGCGTGCATCGCCAAGATAGCAGAAAGAAACTTCGTTTAGTGGCTTGCTGCTGTGCTCACGCATGGTTAAAAAGTCGGCTAGAATTTGAGTTGGATGGTACTCGTTTGTCAAACCATTCCATACAGGAACGCCTGAGTATTTGGCCAAAGTCTCAACAATCTCTTGTGAGTAGCCTCTGTACTCAATACCATCATACATACGGCCCAATACGCGTGCAGTATCTTTCATCGACTCTTTTTTACCCATTTGCGAGCCTGAAGGACCTAGATATGTAACATTTGCTCCCTGATCATATGCTGCAACTTCAAATGCACAACGTGTTCGGGTTGAATCCTTCTCAAAAAGGATTACAATGTTTTTACCCTTTAGCCTTTGCTGCTCAGTTCCTGCATATTTAGCCTTTTTAAGATCCATTGATAGATCTAACAAGAACTGAATCTCTTTTGGAGAGAAATCAAGCAGTTTTAAGAAACTGCGGTTACGTAAGTTGAACGACATAGCTTCTTTTTTTTAGGTTAATACTATTTTTCGTATTCCATTGTTATTTTAGTACCAAACGACTTGTCTTCTAGTTTGGTAGCCTCTGTGATGACACTTTTCTTTCCTCCTCGTTCAATAAAATTCAAGCATGCTCTAATTTTTGGAGCCATATTACCTTCTCCAAACATCCCTTGTTCGAGGTATTTTAATGTATCGGCATGATTTAAGTGTTCTAGCTTTTTCTCATCTGGCTTTTTGTAGTTGAGATAAACATAAGGAACATCAGTGAGAATGTAAAACTCATCAGCTTTTATTTCTGCTGCCATTAATGACGAAGCCAAATCTTTGTCGATAACTGCCTCTGCAGGCCTAATGTTTTTCTCTTCGTCTATATAAACAGGAACACCGCCACCGCCAGAAGCAATTACAATGATTCCTTGACGAACTAGTTGTTCTATCACCTTTATGTTTAGTATTCCTTTAGGTTGTGGCGAAGGAACAACTCTGCGCCATCCACTCCCTGTGTCTTTAACCTCTTCTTTAAATATCCAGCCCTTTTCTTTTGCCAGGGCATCAGCTTGGGCTTTATCGTAAATCTTACCAACCCTTTTGGTTGGGTTTTTGAATGCTGGGTCATTTTGGTCAACAATAACAGGTGTTACCAGGCAGCATACCTCTTTTTCAATGCCATGCTTTTTAAGAACATTGCGCAGCATGCGCTCAATCATGTAACCTATCCCTCCTTGAGAATCGGCAACACAAATATCCAAAGGCATTTGAGGTATGCCATACATCTGTTCTCCTGCATCGTTACGCATTAGAATATTACCAACTTGTGGTCCATTTCCATGGCTAATAACGATGTTGTATCCCTCTTTGATAAGGTAAATAAGATTCTCTAAGGTATCGGTGGTGTTTTGTTCTTGCTCCTCAATGGTTCCCACCTGATTGCCACGCAAGAGGGCATTTCCGCCTAATGCTACTACTGCTAATTTATTCATAAACACAGATTTAATTTTTTTAAACTTATTACTGCAAAGCTAAATATTTTTTGCAATCCTAATAAAAATATGTTTAAGTATCGATAACCATTTTTGGTTATGTTTCTATGTTTAATAACATGATTTTGAAAAGTACGGTTTAGGTCATTTTATCAATGTTTGGGATTTGGATAATTTTTTTTACTTTTATAATTCATATGAAACACAGTATTGCATGAGAAAAGTTTTTATCTTTCTATCAATTATTGGAATAGCTTACCTTTTTGGCTGTATTAAGAAAAAAAACCACAAAATCAATGAAGGGCAAATCACATATTCTATTGAGTACGATAGTTTAACCTTAGAGAAAATTGATAAAAAAGTACTTCCTACCACTCTGACGGTAAGATTTAAAGATAATAATACATTTAATTCAATAGAGGCGCTTTCAGGTGCTATTAATATCTCGATTATTAGCCAACCTTCTGAAGAACGATTTGTAACCTTGCTTAAGGTATTTAATAAAAAATTGTATCACGATGAGCCATATACAAGTGAACATTACCCTGCATTGTATTGCAAAATACCTCCTGTCGTTATTGATAGTTTACAAGAAAACATTGAATACTTAGGCTTTAAGTGTAAGAAGGTTAGAGGGCACTATGCCGATTCGCCAGACTTTAATTTCGATATAATTTTCACAAATGAAATTCAAATTGAGGACCCAAATATAAATACCCCCTTCGAAAGTGTTAAGGGGGTTATGCTTGTCTTTAACTTAAGATTTAATAAGCTTAACATGTTTCTAAAAGCTCAATCTGTTGAAGAGGTTAGTATCAACACAAATGAATTTCAAATCCCTAGCGATTATAAGCATGTTGATTTTACAACCATGTCAGAATTAGTCTATCTTCTTCAGCAGTAGACCGCTTAATTTTATTTTTTCTTTTTACGGTGTTATGTTTTACTTTTGCCGTTACAAAACGGGTTAGGTATGTCCCAAAAAAAGGTTAATTCGCAACATAAGCAAAGTATTAGTTCTTCTTTTTTGTTTCAAGACGAAAGAGTTCGTTTTACAATTGGCCTATTCATACTGCTTTTTGGTATTTACATAATGCTTGCATTCATCTCCTTCCTTTTCACCTGGAAGGTTGATCAAAGTATTGAATGGGTATCGATTTTTAGTGGTGATAGTCCGGTAAGCAATTGGGGTGGACGATTGGGAGCCACATTGTCCAACCAATTCATAAACCATTGGTTTGGTATTGCAGCACTAGGTTTTCCAATGATTTTTATTTTTTGGGGCCTAAAATTGTTGAAGTTTGTCAATTTAAAACTTGTAAAAACTATTTATAAGATAGTTCTTGGAATTTTAGTTTTTTCCCTTGTTTTTGGATTTCTTTTCCGTGAATCGGGGGGCTACCTCGGAAGTGGTATTGGAGGAGCTCATGGTCTCTTCGTTGCTAACTGGCTTAAAGCTGTTTTGGGTATAGTTGGTTCAGCTTTTATCGTTACTTTTGTTTTAATTGCTTACTTAATCTATGTTAGGCCAAAAAATCTTGTTTTATTTCACAAGGGAATAGAATCGTTATATCATCTTTTTAGAAATGCTACAGTTAGGAAAGACTCAAAGAAAGAGGAGCCTGAAAACAATCCAGGTGACATACAATCTAGTTCAGTAAATGATATTCCTAATATTGGGATGCAGGAGAATACTACAACTAATGAGTCTAATCCTTCCATTTACGACGATGAGATAAAGGTACAGGTTGAAGATAATTCTAATTTTGAGATTGAAGTAAAACCACTAGATGTATCGGTAGAGGTAAAGAATGAAGACGAAACCCAAGATAAGGATAACTTTACAGTTGAGCGCATTGAGGAGAAAGAGATGGCTGTTTCCGATATAAACGACCAGGAACTTTATGACCCAACGCTTGAATTATCAAACTATCAGAAGCCTTTAATAGAACTCCTTGAGGATTACAAGAATACCGATTCTCCCGTTACTAATGAGATGTTGGTAGAGAACAAGAATAAAATTGTAGAAACCCTATCACACTATAAAATCCAGATTGATAAGATTAAAGCAACTATAGGTCCAACAGTTACCCTTTACGAAATTGTTCCCGCTCCAGGAATTAGAATTAGCAAGATTAAAAGCTTAGAAGATGATATAGCATTAAGCTTATCGGCTTTAGGTATTAGAATTATTGCCCCTATACCTGGGAAAGGAACCATTGGTATTGAGGTTCCCAACCAGAAACCCGAAATCGTTTCGATGCTTTCAGTGATAAAGTCAAAGAAATTTCAGGAGTGCAAATATGAGTTGGCCATTGCCCTTGGGAAAACGATTTCCAACGAGATTTTCATGCTAGACCTTACCAAGCTGCCTCACCTGCTAATTGCAGGTGCTACTGGACAAGGTAAATCTGTTGGGTTAAATGCAATTATTACTTCGTTACTATACAAAAAGCACCCATCGGAAATAAAATTTGTACTTATTGACCCCAAGCGTGTTGAACTAACCCTTTACAATAAGCTAGAGAAACATTTTCTTGCTAAACTTCCCGATTCCGATGAGGCAATAATTACCGATACTCAAAAAGTGATTTACACCCTCAACTCACTTTGTGTTGAGATGGATGAACGATACAAACTTTTAAATGCGGCTAAGGTTCGAACAATTAAGGAATACAACCAGAAATTTGTATCGAGACGGCTAAATCCAAACAACGGTCATCGCTATTTACCATACATTGTTGTTGTAATCGATGAGTTTGCCGACCTAATTATGACAGCTGGTCGTGAAGTAGAAATGCCTTTAGGCCGATTGGCACAGCTTGCACGTGCAATTGGTATTCATCTGATAATCGCAACTCAGCGTCCATCAACTAACATTATTACTGGTGTTATTAAGGCTAACTTCCCCGCGCGTATTGCATTTAGGGTGTCTTCAATGATAGATTCACGTACAATACTAGATACTCCAGGTGCAAATAATTTAATTGGGCGAGGCGATATGCTTGTTTCCACTGGGGGTGATTTAGTCCGAGTTCAATGTGCTTTTGTTGATATTCCTGAGATAGAGCGCATAACAGACTTTATTGGCAATCAACCTGGATATGCTCATTCGTATGAGTTACCAGAATATACGCCCGAAGGCCAAGAGGGACCCAATAATATCGATTTGAAAAAGCGTGATGACCTATTTGAAGATGCAGCAAGGTTGGTTGTTCAAACACAGTCTGGTTCTACCTCGCTAATCCAGCGCAAATTTTCAATAGGTTATAATCGTGCTGGCCGAATAATGGACCAGCTGGAGGCTGCTGGCATTGTTGGCCCTGCCGAAGGAAGCAAAACACGCCAAGTTTTAGTGGTTGATGAGGTGTCTTTGGAACGCATTTTGAATTCATTAGCAGAATAGAAACATTATTTCTATTTTTGCATGTTTTTAAACATTAATAAGATGAAGAAACTAGTTGGAGTATTATTATTGGTGGTTGGTTATAGTGCCTTCGCACAGGTTAACCCTGAAAAAGCTATTAAGCAGTTTAGCAATAAAATGCAAGCTGTAAAGTCGATTTCTGCTACATTTTCATTTACCTTGGAAAACTTGCAGGAACATATAACCGATACCTACCAAGGGAAAATCTTGGCTAAGGATAAAATGTTTTATCTTGATTTAATGGGAATGGAGGTTTTTTCCGATGGAAAAACCAAGTGGCAATACATTAAAGATGCCAATGAGGTAACAGTATCAAACATAAATAAAAAGGAGAATGATTTCCTTGATGATCCTACTAAACTTTTCAAAGACTACAATAAAAACTTTAAGTATAAGTATAAAGGTATTGTAAAAGTACGGAATAAGGAATATTACGAAGTTGATTTTTTCCCTCGCGATTTAAACCTTCCTTACTCTTCGGTTAAGTTACAGTTTAATTCTAAAACACTGGAACCTTACATGATTAGGTATCAGGGCAAAGATGGGAATAACTATATTATCAAAATAAAGAACTTTAAATCAAATGTTCCCATTCGAAATGATAGGTTCATTTTTGATTTGAAAAAGCACAAAGGTGTTGATGTAATTGATATGCGATAGCCATAGGAATGGAAACTGTTAAACCCTTTACAGTTTGGATAACTGGTTTACCTGCCTCGGGAAAGACATCTGTAGGGAAAGAGCTAAAAAAAATATTTATAATCGAGGGTTTTAGTGTAGTTTTATTAGATGGCGATGAGGTTAGAAAGGGTTTGTGCGTAGATTTAGGATTTAGTTTAGAAGATAGGATGGAAAATATAAGAAGAGTTTCAAATGTTGCATCCATTCTAAACACACAGGGATATATTGCTATTTGCTGCCTGGTATCGCCAACTAAGGAAATGAGAGGTAATGCTAGAAAAATTATTGGGTCTGAGAACTTTTTTGAGGTTCACACAAATGCTTCAGTTGAAGTTTGCAGAAAACGCGATTTTAAAGGATACTATCAACGGGCATTAAAAGGGGAGATATCAGAATTTACTGGTGTTACAA containing:
- the cysC gene encoding adenylyl-sulfate kinase, producing the protein METVKPFTVWITGLPASGKTSVGKELKKIFIIEGFSVVLLDGDEVRKGLCVDLGFSLEDRMENIRRVSNVASILNTQGYIAICCLVSPTKEMRGNARKIIGSENFFEVHTNASVEVCRKRDFKGYYQRALKGEISEFTGVTSLYEAPVNPNVSVNTDVVGVNEAATIIFQKCKEWLQDR
- a CDS encoding LolA family protein produces the protein MKKLVGVLLLVVGYSAFAQVNPEKAIKQFSNKMQAVKSISATFSFTLENLQEHITDTYQGKILAKDKMFYLDLMGMEVFSDGKTKWQYIKDANEVTVSNINKKENDFLDDPTKLFKDYNKNFKYKYKGIVKVRNKEYYEVDFFPRDLNLPYSSVKLQFNSKTLEPYMIRYQGKDGNNYIIKIKNFKSNVPIRNDRFIFDLKKHKGVDVIDMR
- a CDS encoding DNA translocase FtsK, encoding MSQKKVNSQHKQSISSSFLFQDERVRFTIGLFILLFGIYIMLAFISFLFTWKVDQSIEWVSIFSGDSPVSNWGGRLGATLSNQFINHWFGIAALGFPMIFIFWGLKLLKFVNLKLVKTIYKIVLGILVFSLVFGFLFRESGGYLGSGIGGAHGLFVANWLKAVLGIVGSAFIVTFVLIAYLIYVRPKNLVLFHKGIESLYHLFRNATVRKDSKKEEPENNPGDIQSSSVNDIPNIGMQENTTTNESNPSIYDDEIKVQVEDNSNFEIEVKPLDVSVEVKNEDETQDKDNFTVERIEEKEMAVSDINDQELYDPTLELSNYQKPLIELLEDYKNTDSPVTNEMLVENKNKIVETLSHYKIQIDKIKATIGPTVTLYEIVPAPGIRISKIKSLEDDIALSLSALGIRIIAPIPGKGTIGIEVPNQKPEIVSMLSVIKSKKFQECKYELAIALGKTISNEIFMLDLTKLPHLLIAGATGQGKSVGLNAIITSLLYKKHPSEIKFVLIDPKRVELTLYNKLEKHFLAKLPDSDEAIITDTQKVIYTLNSLCVEMDERYKLLNAAKVRTIKEYNQKFVSRRLNPNNGHRYLPYIVVVIDEFADLIMTAGREVEMPLGRLAQLARAIGIHLIIATQRPSTNIITGVIKANFPARIAFRVSSMIDSRTILDTPGANNLIGRGDMLVSTGGDLVRVQCAFVDIPEIERITDFIGNQPGYAHSYELPEYTPEGQEGPNNIDLKKRDDLFEDAARLVVQTQSGSTSLIQRKFSIGYNRAGRIMDQLEAAGIVGPAEGSKTRQVLVVDEVSLERILNSLAE
- the arcC gene encoding carbamate kinase, whose protein sequence is MNKLAVVALGGNALLRGNQVGTIEEQEQNTTDTLENLIYLIKEGYNIVISHGNGPQVGNILMRNDAGEQMYGIPQMPLDICVADSQGGIGYMIERMLRNVLKKHGIEKEVCCLVTPVIVDQNDPAFKNPTKRVGKIYDKAQADALAKEKGWIFKEEVKDTGSGWRRVVPSPQPKGILNIKVIEQLVRQGIIVIASGGGGVPVYIDEEKNIRPAEAVIDKDLASSLMAAEIKADEFYILTDVPYVYLNYKKPDEKKLEHLNHADTLKYLEQGMFGEGNMAPKIRACLNFIERGGKKSVITEATKLEDKSFGTKITMEYEK
- a CDS encoding ornithine carbamoyltransferase, translated to MSFNLRNRSFLKLLDFSPKEIQFLLDLSMDLKKAKYAGTEQQRLKGKNIVILFEKDSTRTRCAFEVAAYDQGANVTYLGPSGSQMGKKESMKDTARVLGRMYDGIEYRGYSQEIVETLAKYSGVPVWNGLTNEYHPTQILADFLTMREHSSKPLNEVSFCYLGDARNNMGNSLMVGAAKMGMDFRACAPKACWPSEELVKTCQEIAKQTGAKITLTENVEEGVKGCDFLYTDVWVSMGEPDSVWEERIKLLKPYQVNSKVMEMTGNPNCKFMHCLPAFHNRETVIGEEIYQKFGLEAMEVTEDVFESDASIVFDEAENRVHTIKAVMVATLGH